A window of Flavobacterium branchiarum genomic DNA:
TCGTCTACTACATCAAAATCATTAAATTCTTTTAATTGTAACAACTGTGCTAAACTTAGTTTTGAGATCAATAATGTATTCTCTGCGATAACAACATTTTGCTTACCTGTAGCTACAGTTGCTTTAATATCAAGCAAATCTCCTCTAGGAATTGTTCCTGCTTTTACCAATTCGTCTGAACGCGTGTATTGTTTTTCACTAATGGCTAATTGCTCTTGTTGTACTTTTAAATTTTCTTTATTAAACAGTACTTGTAAAAAAGCATTTGCAACATTCAGCGAAATATCTTCTTGCATTTTCAACAATTGATATTTAGAAGCCACCATAGATAGATTGGCTTTTCGCAATGCATTCTGATTTTGCAATCCTTTGTATATATCGACTGCAACTGTTGCGCCTATAGCTGAATATTGTGTTGTTTGATTTTCTAACAATCCCGTTGTAATATTCTGGTTTAAACCAATATTCCAAGAATGTGATACTTGTGCATTTGCTGTAGGGAGAAATCTACCAAAGGCATCTTTTTTATCAATAGCAATGTTTTTTGTGTCCAATTCTGATTGTTTAATCGAGATATTGTTTTCTAACGCATATCGCACACATTCTTCTAGAGTCCATTTCTTAGATTGTGCCTGTAATGACACACCAAGTAGTAAGACAAAAACAAGATAAATATATTTATTATTTTTCATAAACTTTGAATCAAAGCATAGCAAAGATACTATACAAATTTAACATTCTCTAAAAACCAAAAATTCTTTTATTTTATAACTGCTACTTATTTTTTTCCTTCATCTTTTATCAAGCCTTGATTCCAGATTTTTATCTTGTCTGTAGCTGTGATTCCACTTTTTACCTGCACAAAAATTCCATCACTAACTCCTAAAACAAGATCTTTTCTTTGAAATTTTTGCGGTGCTGTTTCTACTTCAACGTATGGTTTTTGCGTTTTTTTATCAAATTGAACTAATGATTCTTTTATAGCTAAAACATTTTCTGCTTTATCTAATATAATTGATGCATTAGCACTTAAACCTGCTCTAATAAATGTATCATCTCTATTTTCTAATGATGCTTTAATTTGAAATTGAATTGCTCCATTTTCTACAACTCCTTTTGGAGCGATATAACGTAGAACAGCATCGAATTTTTTATTTTCGATAGCTCCAATTGTAATTTCGATTGGCATTTTTTCTTTTATTTTACCAACCTCTGATTCATCAATTTTTCCAACAAAAATCATCTTACCAACATCTGCTACACTAGCAATTGTAGTTCCTTCATTAAAATTATTACTTTCAATAACTTGATTTCCAACTTTCACAGGAACATCCAATACCATTCCAGTTACTGTAGATCGGATTACTGTATTAGCATAATTCCCTAAACCAGAAGTCGTTCCTGTTTTAACGATATCAAAACTTTGTTTTGATGAAAAGTAATTTTGTTTCGCCTGTTTGTAAGCCAGTTGTGTTGCATCAAAATCATTTGCAGAAATTACTCCTTTATCAAACAATGTTTTTTGTCTCTGGTATAATTTTTCTTGGTTATCTAATGCAATCTTTGCCGTTTGAACCTGATTTTGGGTATTACTCACATTAGAAACATTTGCAACAACTTTAATCTTTGCAATCATGTCCCCTGCTTTAATACTCTCCCCTGCTTTAATATAAACTGCTTCAATAATTCCTGAAATATTTGGTTTAATAAGTACCTCTTCATCAGGTTGGATATTACCCGTTGCAATTGTATTTTTAACTATCGTTTTTATTTCAGCTTTTTCTGTTTGATAGACAATTGGTGACTCTTGATTTTTTGCATACAAATAATACAAAGCACCAAAGAAGACTACTGCAATAAAAATTAAAATGGTTATGGTTACTCCTTTTTTCATTTTGTTTTTTTGTTTAATCGATTATTTTATTGATTGATAATTTATTCTGCTCGTAAGGCATCTACAGGCTTTACGTTTATTGCTGTTTGGGCCGGAATAAATCCTGCCAGCAAACCTGATCCCACTAAAATTAATAATGCTACAAAAACGACTCCTAAATCTACCGTTGGATTTGCAAACATTGTATCGCCATCTTGAGGCATCGAATCTAGCACCATATTAAGTATTGCTACAACCCCTGTGGCAACTGCAATACCTAACATACCCGAAATGATTGTTAAAAATATTGATTCTGAAAGTATCTGTCTTCGTATTGCCCCTGGTGTTGCTCCCAACGCTCTACGAATTCCTATTTCTTTTGTTCTCTCCTTTACTACAATAAGCATAATGTTAGAAATACCGATAACCCCAGAAATCAAAACCAAAGTACCCACGAAATAAGCAATAAATGTTAAGATTGTAAACAATCCTCGTACTTGGTTAAATCGTTCATACAAATCAAAATTTCCGACTGCTCTATCATCTTTAGGACTAACCGAATGTCTTTCCTTTATTATTTCTATAATTTTAGGTTTCAAGTCTGTTATAGAAGCTTCATCATTTGCTGTGATTGCCATCCAGCCAACTTTATCGCCATAATTAAACACTTGCTGAAACGTTGTAAAAGGAACAAATATATTCTTTTGCTCTGCTTCTGCACCGCCATTATTTTGACTTTTGGAATAATACACTCCAACAACCATAAAATTTATTCCGTTTACTTTTATATAAGTCCCAATAGGATCTTCATCTTTTTCATAAAGTCCGGTTATTACACCTTTTCCAATAACAGCAACCTTTCTGTTGTGCTTAATATCTTGTTGGTTTACAAAACGCCCTTTTATGATATCCATTGGTTGCTGCTTAATAAGCTCCGGATTATCTCCATACACAGTAAAAGCAGAAGTTTTAGTACCACGAACTACATTATTAACCCCACCGTTAGAATCTCCTAACTGATTTCGAGGTGAAACATATAGCAAATCTGGCAAAGCTTCTTTTAAAGCTATTACATCACTATTCTTAAAATCATAACGACGTGTTTTAGGCAAACCTTTATATGCTTTTGATGTGGTTTGACTCCACATAAACATAGTATTTGTTGCGATTCCATCAAACCCCTTTTTAACACCATTCTCTAATCCTTTTCCTGCTGCGAGTAATATTACTAAAATAAATATTCCCCAAAACACACCAAAAGCTGTAAGTACTGTTCTAAATACATTAGCAGTTAAGGCTTCTAAAATTTCTTCCCAATTATCTCTATCAAACATAATTATTCGTCTCTAAGTGCTACAATAGGTTTTATTTTTGCTGCTCTGTATGCTGGAAAAAAACCAGCCATTGCTCCCGCAAAAACAAGTAAAATAAGAGTGGTCAATGCCACACTAAAATCAACTTCAGGATTTAAAAAGAATTCACTTGTTATCATTGGGCCTACTACTTCTAGCAATAATAAACTTGCTAACAAACCAATAAACCCTGCTATTGTAGTAATAAAAATAGACTCATGTAATATCATTCCAACAATAGATACTGGAGAGGCACCAAGCGCTTTTCTAATACCAATTTCTTTGGTTCTTTCTTTTACAATAATTAACATGATGTTACTAACACCAACAACGCCTGCTATGATCGTGCAAATTCCAACCCACCAAAAAAACAATCTGATATAAAGATTTAAATCATATACTTGCTTTGCATCCTTAACCGAATTGTATAGACCGATACCGCTGTCATCATCTGGAGCAACAATATTTTTACTCTTCAAAAGTGCTTTTAAGTCTTCACTAAATTTTTCAGATTGTGCCAAAGCCTCTTCATAAGTCGCTTTTTTATTTAAAGTAAAAAACAAATTACTTACTTTATCACCAACACCATAGGCTCTTTGTGTGGTTGTCATTGGCAAATAAACCCTTGTTTCTTCTCTTTCACCTGCTGGATCTGTAAAAACGCCAACAACTTTAAAATTGATATTATTAATTGCAATTTGTTCTCCAAGTGGGTTCTTATCTTTAAACAAATCTGTTTTTACTTTCATTCCAATAACAGCAACTTTTTCATTATTAGCTAAATCTTTGCTATTGATGAATCTTCCCATAACAACGGTACCATTTTCAATTCCCAAATAGTCGGGATCTACTCCTCTAAATTGATACGTCGACGATTCTTTTCCATAACTCACTGAGGCTCCCCAAAAGTTATACGTTGATGCACGTTTATCTAATTTATCCTCGAATTTTTGAACTGATTGTGAGTAATCACTATTTCTAAACTGAATTTGGCGGCCTGGATTTAATCCTTTGTATTGTTTTGTAGTAGTACCCGACCAAACCTCTATAATACCTTCGGCATCACGTTCGAATTGTTTTTCGATTCCGTTTTGAAGGCCTTTACCTGCACCAAGAAGAATAACTAATATAAATATCCCGGAAGCCACAGAGATACCAGTAAGAAAGGTTCTTAATTTATTTTTAGCGATTGCTTCAAATATTTCTTGCCAACGCTCAATATTAAACATATGCTGATGCTCTAACTTGTTCTACGTATTTATCATCGATAATAAGTCCATCTTTCAAGACTACATTTCTCTTACACATTGCTGCAATATCTGGTTCGTGGGTAACAATTAGGATTGTTTTTCCTTCGTCATTGATTCCTTGAATCAATTCCATTACTTCATATGATGTCTTTGTATCCAATGCTCCTGTAGGTTCATCGGCTAATAAAACTTTAGGATTTGATGCTAATGCTCTTGCAATAGCTACACGCTGCTTCTGTCCTCCAGAAAGCTCACTTGGTAAATGGTGAGAATGGGAATCAAGCCCTACTTTTTTTAAGTAATTCAAGGCAATCTCGTATCGTTCTTTTCTTTTTACACCTTGATAATATAATGGCATTGCCACGTTATCTAAAGCAGTTTTATAATTAATCAAATTAAAAGATTGAAATACAAAACCTAAAAATTTATTTCGATATCTAGATGCTATGGTTTCATTCAGATTTTTTATTGGTACATTATCTAGTATATACTCTCCAGAATCTGCTTCATCTAATATTCCTAAAATATTAAGTAATGTAGATTTTCCAGAACCTGATGATCCCATGATAGCAACCAACTCCCCTTCTTTTATATTGAAATTAATCCCTTTTAATACATGCAATTCAGATTTTCCCATTTTATAGGATTTATGTAAGTCTTTAATTTCAATCATGGTTTGTTAATTTTAAACAATAATACCTATTTTTCCTAGCAATATACTACAATAAAATGTTAATAGATTTAACCTATTATACCAATAAGACTTATTTCTTATCTAAATGTTACACTTTAATCTTAAAATATATTTGTTTTCTTAATTTTGTATCTTAAAAAAAATACAATGAAGAAATTATTCTCGTTTCTAATACTTTCAATGATTGCACTATTTATAGCTAGCTGTTCTTCTTCTCAGAAATTAGCGACCTTAAAACCTGAACCCGATGATGCTAGTCCCTTAATATATGACAATGCCCCATCATTTATTAATTTACCTATTACAATAAAACTAAAAGATATTGAAAACCAGACTAACACTATTCTTAATGGTTTGATTTACGAAGACAACAATATTGAAGATGACGATATCGAAATCAAAATCTGGAAATTAGCTCCTATAAAAATCGAGGTTGACCCTGCTAATCCTGGTAAAAAAATAAAAACTATTTTACCTTTAAAAGCACTTGTTAAGTACCGAATAGGAACTAAACAACTGGGTGTTGAATTGTACGACACACGAGAATTTAATTTGAATGGAGTAATTACATTGAACAGCTCAGTAGGATTAACCAACTGGAAACTTAACACTAAAACGGAATTAAAATCATTAGATTGGAATGAGAGTCCAACAATGAGTGTTTTTGGAAAAAACATGCCTGTAACTTATCTTATAAATCCGGCTGTTTCAATTTTCAAATCAAAAATAGAAAAAAGTATCGACGCAGCAATCGAAAAGTCTATGGATTTCAAACCTAACGTTTTAGCAGCATTAGAGAAGATCTGCACTCCTTTTCAAATGAATGAGCAATATGAAAGTTGGCTTAGAATTGTTCCAATAGAAATATACTCTAGTGATGCAGTACTTAAAAACGATTCTTTTTTATTAGAAATGGGCATGAAATGCAATATGGAAACACTAGTTGGGAAACAACCTGAAAGCAAATTCAATGCCTCTAAAATTGTTTTAAAACCTGTTACAAAAATCCCTAAACAAATTACAGCCAACATCGCTGCGGTATCGAGCTATAAAGACGCTTCTAAAATCATGACTAGAAACTTTGCCGGACAAGAGTTTGGTACTGGCAGTAAAAAAATCACTGTGAAAATTGTAGAAATCTGGCACAAAGAGGGAAAAATGATTATTGCTTTAGATGTTTTGGGAGCAGTAAACGGAACATTATACTTAACCGGTTTTCCGAAGTATAATCAACAATCTAAAGAACTTTATTTTGACAAACTCGACTATGTTCTTGATACAAAAAGTAAACTAACCCGCACTGCAAATTGGCTCATGCAAGGTTACATCTTAAAGAAAATGGAAGAAAGTTGTCGTTATTCAATACAACCAAACTTAGAAGAAGGTAAGAAGAGTATGCTAACATACCTTAAAAACTATTCTCCTATGCCTGGTGTTTTTGTAAATGGAAAAATGGAAGATATTGAATTTCAAAAAATTGAATTGACAAATCAAGCCATTATTGCTTTTATAAAAGTTAATGGTACTGTAAATGTCTCTGTAAACGGATTGAAATAAATCTAACTTACGCGCTTTTCTTTTTTGATTGATACATTCTATAAATCAAATAGCCTATTACTGCAACTAGCAAATAAGGAACTACCATTAGGTAAACAATTCCATCGTTTACAGCTTCGGCTTGCTTCGTGTTTTCATCACCACCTAAAGCAGCGCGACACATAGCACATTGCGCATTAGCAGTTAAATTAAAGAAGAAAATAACCAACAAGAAACTAATCTTTGTTAGCTTAGAAACAGAACGTTTCTTGTTGTTTGTATTTATATTAAGCATAATAAGGGGAAATCATTAAATAAACAATTACTCCAGTTATAGCAACGTATAACCAAAGCGGAAATGTAATTCTTGCAATTTTTCTGTGATTTTCAAAATTCTTAGCAATTGCGCGAACATAAGTTATCAAAACCAAAGGAACGATTGCAATTGACAATAAGATATGCGAAATTAAAATAAAGAAATAAACATATCGTATCACTCCTTCTCCACCAAATTTAGTAGAATCAGACGTCATATGATACGCAATATACATAACAAGAAAAGCCAATGAAAGCGCTATTGCCGTAGTCATCAAACGCTCATGTGCCTTACGATTTCCTTTTTTTATGGCCATTACTGCAATAATCAAAACCAAAGCAGTAATTCCATTTATCGTAGCATAAATAGGTGGCAAAAAAGTAAGTGGCTCTACATCGTAACCAAAATCTTTTAATTTAACTCCAAACAGAATAGCAACTACAACTGGAATTACAATTGAAACAAGTACTATATACTTGTTGTATTTTTTTTCTAATGAATTATCCTCCATTTTTATTCTTCTAATAATATATTTATATCTTGTTGAATGTCTCTAACTCCTTTTTTATCCAATCCATCATAGTAAAGTATTGGGTTTCCAAATTCATCTTTACGACAACGAATGTCTCCATTTTTATCTATTAAAGCAAATAATCCAGAATGCTCAAAACCTCCGCTTACTTTACTATTTGTACCTGCGTACAAATTGAATCCTTTATTAGATAAATCCATAATAACATTTTTATCTCCAGTTAAAAAATTCCAATTAGAAGACTTAACTCCTAAAATCTTAGCATGATCTTTTAAAACTTGTGGTGTATCATGAGCAGGATCAATTGTTATTGAGACAATCCCGAAATTTGGATTTCCAAAAAACTTTTTCTCAATCTCCAACATACTTAAATTCATTTTAGGACATATAGATGGGCAGGTCGTAAAGAAAAACTCTAAAACATAAACTTTTCCTTTATACGTTTCATTTGATATTTTTATATTATCCTGATTGATTAATTCAAATTTAGGAGCTGGACCAATTTTAACTAGTTTTCCATCTTCCTTAACATTTTTTCCATTAACGCTATCTAAACGGCTTCCTTTTACAACTGAATCATTTTTTACTCTTTCAATAATTTTAGGTATTGCATAAATTCCAAAAATCAATACTATAAATGAAATACCGATATATGATTTGTTTTTAAACATGATAATATAATTTTAAAGTTGTTTTGTTGCATTATGATTTTTCTTAAGAGCTGCACGATACTCGTATAAGATAATCTTAAAATCATCTAACATTTCATTGCTTAACTCAGAAGGATGAAAAGTATTATACCCTTCTTTATAATTGTCTTTATCTTTTCGCCCTCTTAAATTGCGTTCTTTATCAACAATAAACACATTAGGAGTTCCTAAATGCTGGTCTAGTTTTCCAACCAAATGCAATTGATCGTAATAGGCTGTTATTTCGGATGGAGGAGCAAAAACAAAATGCCACTGAGATACATCTGTAAAATCGGATAAAGCATCTATAACTTTACGCGCATCCTCTTCTGTCCCCAATGGACAAATCACAACAAATTGTAAATCTTTGAAGCCATGATAGCGTTGATAAACTTTTTCATTTAGATTAAAATAATTACCTCGATTTTTTAAAATATCAGATCCTGAAAAACCAAGTATTGTTATTTTATTATCCAAACCAACTTTTTCGCCTCTTAAAGACTTCCAATCTCCTAGGTTGGCAATTTTGGGAGTTACAACAGGTAATTTAGTGAAACCATTAACGCCAGATGCAAAAAAAAGATAAGCAACTATAGGCAAAACGAAGAGAACAAAAAGGACTATATTTTTTTTCATTATACAAGGGAAAAAATTAAAGTACAAAAATAAAAAAAGGTACGCAATGCGTACCTTCTTTTTGAATTAATATCATGTTAAAAATTCCATTTAATGGTAGAATTTTTAAAAACCTCAAAAATATAATGTCCTTCAGTTAAAAGAATAAACAATAAATACAATACAAGGAAAACAACTGAAGAAACAACTGACCATCTTAAGCCACTTGACTCACCTTCCATATGCATAAATGCCCATACTATATAATAAGCTTTATATATTGTTAAAATATAAAATATCCAATTTAATAAGTTCAAACCAAAAAAATGATTGAACTCTAATACTCCTGGCTTATAAATACCAAGGATAACCTCCACTGTTGTTACAACTGATAAAAGTGCAAAAACAAACCAGATTCTTTTCGTATGTGATACATATTCGTGTGACATAATAATATAAATCTAAAATTAAACTAAGTAGAAAACTGTAAATACAAATACCCAAACTAAATCGACAAAGTGCCAGTATAAACCAACTTTCTCTACCATTTCATAGCTCTTTCTTTTTTCATAAGTACCTAACAATACATTAAAGAAGATAATGATATTGATGATAATTCCTGAGATAACGTGAAAACCGTGAAATCCAGTAATAAAGAAAAAGAAATCAGCAAACAATTTGTTTCCGTATTCGTTTCTTGTCAAATTAGCACCTTCTACAACATAATGCGCTTGACTTAATCTTGACTCTGACTCTTCTCTAGTTAGAATAGTTTTTTGCTTTTTCTCAGTAAGCTTTTCCGTTCTTATTAATAATTCAGGATGCGCTTTGAAACCTGCTTGTACTTCGGCTACTGAATATGTTGGCAATGTTTCAGCATCACTCATAAACCATTTACCTTTGTCTCTTGTCAATGCTTCTCTACCATCTGGCAATTTTACTGCAAAATCTGCAAGAGCAACACGTTTTCCGTCTTTATCCACAAACTGAAGTAAACTTCCTCCTTTTGTTTCAATAGCTCCGTATTCTCCTTTGATAAAGTTTTTCCATTCCCAAGCTTGTGACCCAACGAAAATCAAACCTCCAATAATAGTTAAAAACATATATACTGCAACTTTGTTTTTCTTCATTTGATGACCAGCATCAACAGCCAAAACCATTGTTACAGATGAAAAAATCAAAATAAATGTCATCAATGCGACATAGTACATAGGTGCAGGTACACCATGCATAAAAGGAAAGTGATTAAACACTTCATCAGCCAATGGCCAAGTTTCGATAAATTTAAATCTAGAAAAACCATAAGCTGCTAGAAATCCAGAGAACGTTAAGGCATCAGATACGATAAAATACCACATCATCATTTTACCATAACTTGCCCCTAATGGCTCATTGCCGCCTCCCCAAGTTTTTTCTTCGTTTTTTGCAGTTGTAACTGTCGCTTCCATAAAAGATATTCGTTAAAAAGTTCCCAAATTTACGTTTTTTTCTTATTTAAAGAAATATAAAAATAAAAATAAATAGACCCACAAGAAATCAAGAAAGTGCCAGTACATTGCACCTAGTTCTATTCCAAGAGTTTGAGTCGAATTGTATTTCTGTTTAAAATGATTATAAATAATAACTAGAAGAGAAATGATCCCTCCAGCTAAGTGAAATAAGTGTGTAACCGTTACAACATATAAGAAAGTTGTAGTTATTGTACTCTCTGCTCCGGTAAAATAATATCCGTTTGCTACTATCTGTCCAAAACCTACAAATTGTAAAATAACAAACAATATTCCTAATGCTAGAGTAGTCAATAGTAAATTTGTTGTTGCTTTTCTATTGTCCTTTTGCATCGCATTTTTAGCTAAATGAAAAGTAACACTACAACCAATAATCACCAAAGTGCTATAAAAAAACGCTGGCGGTAATTGAAAATCCTTCAACCAATCGGTTCTTGACTTACTAACTACAAAAGCACTTGTAAGTCCTGCAAACATCATGGTCATACTGACCATAGCGAACAATAAAATTAATTTAGATGACTTAGCGCTCCTTGCTCTATATTCATCTTCTGTCATTGTCATTTCCATAATTATCTCAAAAATTTATCAAATATATAAATCAACTGCAACAAGGTAATGTAAGACACACTTACCAACATCAATGTTCTTGCTGCCTTGGCTGTTCTTAATTTATACAAACGAACTGCATAAATCAACATCCAAATCCCCAACAGAAACACTAAAACCGCTGCTATTGGTGTAATAAACAACTTACCTGTATACCCTAAACATGGTAAAAGTGATGCCACTATAAGCCATATTGTATATAAAATAATCTGCAACGCAGTACCTTTGTCTTTTTTCCCAGTAGGCAGCATAAAAAAGCCTGCTTTTTCGTAATCTTCATATAAAAACCAACCTATAGCCCAAAAATGAGGAAATTGCCAAAAAAACTGAATTAAAAAAAGCGTCCCTGCCTCTATCCCAAATTCTCCTGTAGCCGCAACCCATCCTAACATAAATGGTATTGCACCTGGAAAAGCTCCAACAAAAACTGACAATGATGTTATTGTCTTTAAAGGGGTATAAACGCTGGTATATAAAAATATAGAAATCGCACCAAACATTGCTGTTTTAGGATTGATTGTATACAGTAAAGTTAACCCAATAATTGTCAACAAACTTGCTACAATCAAAGCTAATTTTGAGGACATTCTTCCAGAAGGAACAGGTCGATTCTTTGTTCTATCCATTAAGGCGTCCAAATCTTTCTCAATAACCTGATTAAAAGCATTTGAAGCTCCTACCATACAATACCCTCCTATTGCTAAAACTAGAAGTACAGTCCATTGAAATGGATGTTTATCGTCAAAACCAAGTAAATAACCTGCAATTGAAGAAAACAAAACACTAACAGCGAGTCCTGCTTTTGTGATTTCTTTGAAATCATTAAATATAGATTTAAGTGAAAGTGTATTTTGTGTTGCGTCCAATGCGTTGTTATTTTTGTTTTTCCAAAACTGGTGCAAATGTACAAATTAGATTGCAGAATTTAGGACGATAAATTTACAATTTTTCGAATGAAGCAATCAAATACACCTCAATTTCACTATAAAAGCGAATCATTTGCAAAAAATCTTACTAAATATCTCATTAATAAAAACACCATCTGAAAAACAACTACTCTTAATCTGTAAGCAAAACTTGTTGCACTTTACCAAAAAACTCCTCTATATCTTTAGTCGAACCAAATCTTCTCCAAATTAAGCTTACTGCTTTTTTTAAATCAGTTACGGATTTAAAAAATATCCTAACTCTTTCTGATTATTACACTTTCCTTATTAAGTCCATTTTCTTCTCCACTTTTATAAATACTCAATCGATA
This region includes:
- a CDS encoding cytochrome c oxidase subunit 3, coding for MEMTMTEDEYRARSAKSSKLILLFAMVSMTMMFAGLTSAFVVSKSRTDWLKDFQLPPAFFYSTLVIIGCSVTFHLAKNAMQKDNRKATTNLLLTTLALGILFVILQFVGFGQIVANGYYFTGAESTITTTFLYVVTVTHLFHLAGGIISLLVIIYNHFKQKYNSTQTLGIELGAMYWHFLDFLWVYLFLFLYFFK
- a CDS encoding DUF420 domain-containing protein, which produces MEDNSLEKKYNKYIVLVSIVIPVVVAILFGVKLKDFGYDVEPLTFLPPIYATINGITALVLIIAVMAIKKGNRKAHERLMTTAIALSLAFLVMYIAYHMTSDSTKFGGEGVIRYVYFFILISHILLSIAIVPLVLITYVRAIAKNFENHRKIARITFPLWLYVAITGVIVYLMISPYYA
- a CDS encoding SCO family protein, with protein sequence MFKNKSYIGISFIVLIFGIYAIPKIIERVKNDSVVKGSRLDSVNGKNVKEDGKLVKIGPAPKFELINQDNIKISNETYKGKVYVLEFFFTTCPSICPKMNLSMLEIEKKFFGNPNFGIVSITIDPAHDTPQVLKDHAKILGVKSSNWNFLTGDKNVIMDLSNKGFNLYAGTNSKVSGGFEHSGLFALIDKNGDIRCRKDEFGNPILYYDGLDKKGVRDIQQDINILLEE
- a CDS encoding cytochrome c oxidase subunit 3; translation: MEATVTTAKNEEKTWGGGNEPLGASYGKMMMWYFIVSDALTFSGFLAAYGFSRFKFIETWPLADEVFNHFPFMHGVPAPMYYVALMTFILIFSSVTMVLAVDAGHQMKKNKVAVYMFLTIIGGLIFVGSQAWEWKNFIKGEYGAIETKGGSLLQFVDKDGKRVALADFAVKLPDGREALTRDKGKWFMSDAETLPTYSVAEVQAGFKAHPELLIRTEKLTEKKQKTILTREESESRLSQAHYVVEGANLTRNEYGNKLFADFFFFITGFHGFHVISGIIINIIIFFNVLLGTYEKRKSYEMVEKVGLYWHFVDLVWVFVFTVFYLV
- a CDS encoding DUF4403 family protein translates to MKKLFSFLILSMIALFIASCSSSQKLATLKPEPDDASPLIYDNAPSFINLPITIKLKDIENQTNTILNGLIYEDNNIEDDDIEIKIWKLAPIKIEVDPANPGKKIKTILPLKALVKYRIGTKQLGVELYDTREFNLNGVITLNSSVGLTNWKLNTKTELKSLDWNESPTMSVFGKNMPVTYLINPAVSIFKSKIEKSIDAAIEKSMDFKPNVLAALEKICTPFQMNEQYESWLRIVPIEIYSSDAVLKNDSFLLEMGMKCNMETLVGKQPESKFNASKIVLKPVTKIPKQITANIAAVSSYKDASKIMTRNFAGQEFGTGSKKITVKIVEIWHKEGKMIIALDVLGAVNGTLYLTGFPKYNQQSKELYFDKLDYVLDTKSKLTRTANWLMQGYILKKMEESCRYSIQPNLEEGKKSMLTYLKNYSPMPGVFVNGKMEDIEFQKIELTNQAIIAFIKVNGTVNVSVNGLK
- a CDS encoding ABC transporter ATP-binding protein: MIEIKDLHKSYKMGKSELHVLKGINFNIKEGELVAIMGSSGSGKSTLLNILGILDEADSGEYILDNVPIKNLNETIASRYRNKFLGFVFQSFNLINYKTALDNVAMPLYYQGVKRKERYEIALNYLKKVGLDSHSHHLPSELSGGQKQRVAIARALASNPKVLLADEPTGALDTKTSYEVMELIQGINDEGKTILIVTHEPDIAAMCKRNVVLKDGLIIDDKYVEQVRASAYV
- a CDS encoding ABC transporter permease — protein: MFNIERWQEIFEAIAKNKLRTFLTGISVASGIFILVILLGAGKGLQNGIEKQFERDAEGIIEVWSGTTTKQYKGLNPGRQIQFRNSDYSQSVQKFEDKLDKRASTYNFWGASVSYGKESSTYQFRGVDPDYLGIENGTVVMGRFINSKDLANNEKVAVIGMKVKTDLFKDKNPLGEQIAINNINFKVVGVFTDPAGEREETRVYLPMTTTQRAYGVGDKVSNLFFTLNKKATYEEALAQSEKFSEDLKALLKSKNIVAPDDDSGIGLYNSVKDAKQVYDLNLYIRLFFWWVGICTIIAGVVGVSNIMLIIVKERTKEIGIRKALGASPVSIVGMILHESIFITTIAGFIGLLASLLLLEVVGPMITSEFFLNPEVDFSVALTTLILLVFAGAMAGFFPAYRAAKIKPIVALRDE
- a CDS encoding efflux RND transporter periplasmic adaptor subunit, whose protein sequence is MKKGVTITILIFIAVVFFGALYYLYAKNQESPIVYQTEKAEIKTIVKNTIATGNIQPDEEVLIKPNISGIIEAVYIKAGESIKAGDMIAKIKVVANVSNVSNTQNQVQTAKIALDNQEKLYQRQKTLFDKGVISANDFDATQLAYKQAKQNYFSSKQSFDIVKTGTTSGLGNYANTVIRSTVTGMVLDVPVKVGNQVIESNNFNEGTTIASVADVGKMIFVGKIDESEVGKIKEKMPIEITIGAIENKKFDAVLRYIAPKGVVENGAIQFQIKASLENRDDTFIRAGLSANASIILDKAENVLAIKESLVQFDKKTQKPYVEVETAPQKFQRKDLVLGVSDGIFVQVKSGITATDKIKIWNQGLIKDEGKK
- a CDS encoding cytochrome C oxidase subunit IV family protein → MSHEYVSHTKRIWFVFALLSVVTTVEVILGIYKPGVLEFNHFFGLNLLNWIFYILTIYKAYYIVWAFMHMEGESSGLRWSVVSSVVFLVLYLLFILLTEGHYIFEVFKNSTIKWNF
- a CDS encoding ABC transporter permease, which gives rise to MFDRDNWEEILEALTANVFRTVLTAFGVFWGIFILVILLAAGKGLENGVKKGFDGIATNTMFMWSQTTSKAYKGLPKTRRYDFKNSDVIALKEALPDLLYVSPRNQLGDSNGGVNNVVRGTKTSAFTVYGDNPELIKQQPMDIIKGRFVNQQDIKHNRKVAVIGKGVITGLYEKDEDPIGTYIKVNGINFMVVGVYYSKSQNNGGAEAEQKNIFVPFTTFQQVFNYGDKVGWMAITANDEASITDLKPKIIEIIKERHSVSPKDDRAVGNFDLYERFNQVRGLFTILTFIAYFVGTLVLISGVIGISNIMLIVVKERTKEIGIRRALGATPGAIRRQILSESIFLTIISGMLGIAVATGVVAILNMVLDSMPQDGDTMFANPTVDLGVVFVALLILVGSGLLAGFIPAQTAINVKPVDALRAE